The stretch of DNA TGCAAATTCACCACCTTTGGGGACTCTTTCTGATGCAACACCTAACATAGTAGGCCAAAAATAACAAACGCCGAGAGCGAAAACCGTATCGGCTATAAAAATAGATGTATAACTATTTGCAAAACTGAGCATATAAAGTCCTATACCTGATAAGATTGCTGAGCTTAACAACATTCCTGTTGGGGATAACTTATTTACAACAGGTCCTGAAAATTGTCTTAGCAATGCCATTAGTAAACTTGTCCAAACTAAGACTAACATTCCTGGGATTCCTCCAGATTCAAGAACCGCAGGTATCCAACGGTTAGGACCTAATTCCACAGATGCAGTCATCATCATGCAAATAAATAGCAAAATGAAAAGGGGTCTTCCCAATGTCTCTTTTATCATTTCGCCAAAACTTACGCCAGATTGAGCTCGTTCTGTTTCTGGGAAGTTTTCCATAAGCATAATAACAGCGTAAGCGAACGTAGGTATTAAAATAGAACCAACTTTAAGTTGCCAGGAAGTAATCCCTACTTTGTCAAGGAAATAACACAGTAAACCGCCAATAACTATTCCTCCTGGAAACCACACATGGAACTGATTTAGTTTTTGTGTTTTTTTGTCAGGATATAGTGTGGCAACTAAGGGATTGCATGCCCCTTCGACAAGTCCGTTGGCAAATGCAATTGTAAGTGCCCCGAAGAATAGCATCCAGAAGCCATTTGCAAAAATCATGAGTGAAATCCCGCTTACGAAGAAGACAAAAGCTAATCGAAGTAGGAAACGAATGCCTAATACCGAGCATAAGGGGCCGAATATTAAAATAGAAATTGGGAAGCCCCAAAGGCCTGCTCCACCTATCCATCCAGCCTGTTCATTGGTTAGTAAAAATTGTTGTTTTAATGGGTTCATAATGGCACTTAATACAGCAAATGTCATGGCTGTTGCTACCAAAGCGGTACAGCTTCCTACAAACAGTTTTGTCGGTTTAATTTCTTGACTCATATTAACGCTCCTTATAAGTTAAATTATATTTTTTATATATTCATTAAATTGCTTTCAGTTATAATAAATTGAAAAATGTCGTTGCATTAACAATTATTATTGATTTTATACATTCTTGTCAAAAAAATAAATAATGAAATAAGATTAAATGAGTAAGAAAGATAATTTAATAGTTCAATTATTTTGGCTGGTATTGCTTTTGATAATGTTATCTTTGGGATTTCTTGCACAAAGTATTTATTTAGTCTATGCAATTTATGTTTTTTTAATTGTGTTTATTTTGTCAAGTATTCTAAACCGTTTGTGGTTAAGAGTTATTGATTGTAATCGCATTGTAAAGCCTGTAGTAATAAATGAGGGACAGGAAGTAGAAGTTACTGTTTTTGTACACAATAAATTTTGGTTACCAATCCCGTGGTTGTATGTTGAGGATATAACTCCGTCAGGGTGTGAAATTATAGGGTCAAATGCACAATTATTTATCTTAAAACCAGATGAGATGATGCCTATTTCATACAAACTTAGATGTCCAAGGAGAGGTTATCATCGTATAGGTCCATTAGTGATGGAAACAGGTGATTTTTTTGGATTGCAACGGCGATTCCGTACGGATGAGAATCAAGAATATATTACTGTACTACCCTCCGTAGTTTATATCAAAAGTTTTCAGGTTTCTACACGAAGACCTCATGGACCTGTTCGTGTATCCCATAAAATCTATGAGGACCCAACAAGAATTTACGGGATAAGAGAATATACGCCTGGTGATCCCTTAAAATCGATTCACTGGAAAGTCTCAGCTAAGGCTAACAAGTTACAGGTTAAAACATATGAACCTGCAACAGTAATTGGGGCAACTCTTGTTCTCGATATGTTTGAGGATAATTATTTGCCCCAGAGTAGAGAAGAACGGATGGAATTGGCTATTACAACCACAGCTTCCATCGCATATCTACTTCATCTTTCTGGTGAGCCTGTAGGCTTTGTTACAAATGGAATGGATGCAAGTGATACCGCAGAATATAAAAGGAAAAGTGAAGTGTCCATGGCTCGCGATGACCTTGTCACAAAAATTATTCAGGAACAACAACCAGAACATTTAAGTCCATTAATAGTTCCTACCCGTAGGTCGCCTGTTCAGTTGCAAAAGATATTAGAAAATTTAGCTCGTGTGATACCAGGAAAAAAGGTTGATATCCCATATCTCTTACAAATGACAGCTCCCTATTTTCCGAGAGACAATGCATTGATTTTAATCGTTCCTCAAGTATCTGATGACCTTGCATCTGTTGTGGAGAATTTAAGGGCTAACGGTTTTATTATCACTGTATTTTTAATTAAAGATGATGATGCATATAAGGAATCTGTTGTGAAGGTAGGTAAATTTGGCATCCATATTTTTCATATTCAGCATGAACAAGATTTGTTCTATATTGCTCCTCAAAAGATTGGAGTATAACGATGAGAATCCCAGATTGGATGGAAGATGGTAGTTTGTCATGGAGTGACAGTAAAGAAGAAAAAGTCACATCTGACGAAAAAGAACAGGAAGAACAGCCACCCGTCCTTGTTTCTACGGATTTTACGAAATTAAATGTTAAAACGAAATATAGCGGAGAATATATTGTTGGTACAGAGTGGACATTAACAGACACTTTGCTTAGCATTGTTAATCCTTTTCTAATTTTAGTTTTGCTATGGTCTATAGTCTTTTTTTTGTTAGATGTTCGCTATATTTATACAGAAGTCAATGATATTAATTTGAGATTTGTTGTTTTTTTCTTAGTTTTAGGGATTGTAGGTGTAAATAGAATATTTGCTACGGAGAGTGTTGAGAGTGGGATAAGTTATGGTGCAGGTCTAGCTTTGGCTATAAGTTTATATGTGATGGTAAGTACTTCTGTATATGGAACAGGCTCTGTTATCTATAATCTTGTCACTGGAAATAGTTTTTTGGCTTTTCTATCTAATATGGGAGTTGTCATTTTTTTATGGTGGTTAACAAATAGAATAACGTATGAATGTTGTATTGATGAGAATCCGAATGCGGGAGAAATCGGTATTGCTACCAGTGTAAATAAGGCATTTCAGAAAACGGTTAGGAAAGAGGAAACAGCACATCAGAAAGAAAAAATGGGGACAGAACTTTTTTACGAGTTAGAGGCAGTAGACCCTACACAATTGTCTTTTAAGGACCCATCAGTAAAAGATATCACATTTAATATTATGGGTTTTGGTGAAAGGTTATCACGTATTCCCGCAGGTATCTCTGTATTATTTTTTAGCATTCCTGTTCTTGGAATTTTTTCGTTAGGACTGAGAATACTTGTAAATGGTGGAGAACAGATGGTTAATGTCGGTTGGGTTTATTTAGGACTCTTTGTATTTTCATCTATGACTTTGTTAGTTATGACCAGTTTGGGTGGTCTCAGGGAATATTACAAAAATCGAAGGGTATATGTTCCTTCGATGTTAGGTGTAACATGGGTGTTATTAGGTATAGCAATTATCGTTGTTGCTATGGTGTGTGCCACATTTTTACCGCTTCCAACATTGCCAAAACCCTTTTATGTTGCGGAACATCAAACCGACCCTTGGGTGCGTAATAGTCATTTTCAGTTAAATCCAATTGTTGTAGCACCAGTTGTTGAAATATGGCAACAGCAAATGATACTTCAAAAATTGAGATATGTCGTGATTTTTATACTTATATTTGTTAGTTCATGGGTTGCTTTTTCCGCAGTAAAAAGATTTATTGTCCATTGGTGGCAAGTATCGTTACAACGAGGTGGATTTCTCGTTAGATGGCTTATGAAACTTTTGGAGAGGCGAAAAGGAAAGGTGAAGATAAAAAGGAAAATATCAATTAAGTCTTCTAAATCTATTAAATTTGTAAATTCGTTATCAGACCCTAATATGAGTCAAAAGTTCACACCTAATGAGCATATTGAGTATGCATATCAAGCTTTATGTGCTTTGGCTGAGGATTTGGGTGTTCCTAAAAAATTAAATGAGACGCCCTTAGAATTTTTGGCGAATTTGCCTAATGTTTTAGAAGTATTAAGAGAAGAAATTGAAGAACTTACTCTTTTATATCAAACTGCGGTATTTTCCCCTATAAAATTTGATAGTAAAATTTTGGATAGGTTACGGAAATTTTGGATTTCATACACTCGTGTGCGAAATAGATTATTGTAGTGAACCTTTATAAAAATCCAATTTGGTTATTGTCTTTTGGTCAACTGTTGTATTAGTAATTGTGCTTTTTGTTGTTCCCCGCATTGTCTCAATAGGTCAACGGCAAGGTCGTATCTTTTTTCAAGTATCATTTGTTGGCTTAAAGGTTCCAAAAGTAATTTTTTATATTTTTCTGGAATAATATTAATGCCTGTTTTATAAATATGTTGGACAATCTTATTACAAAGATTGCTTTTTTGAGTTGAATTGGTTGGAAGATTGTTCATTAAATTTAACCATATCCGAATTGCTCTTTCATAATAACCCGCTTCCCACCATAAAAAACTTGCCATTTCTAAGTAGTTTTTCTTTTCTAACCATTGTGCAGCTTTTTTTGTTTTTCCGATACTTACAAGTAGATTAGCACATTGTTCTGGCTCACCTGCTTTTAATAATAATTTTGCAGAATATACAGTGTATCCTGCTTTTGCATACTCTGTAGCAGACCTCTTGAGCATACCTGCTTTTTCGAATGCCCAACCTGCTTCTTTATATTTTTGCATAGATACATACACTTCACCTAATTGTTCGAATTTCTTTTCTTTTTTTAGCCGTTCTATAGTTTGTTGAGGTGCTTTAAGCGATTCCAGTTCTTGGATAAATTCAGATTGTTTATCTATGGTTTCAGATGCTGGAGGTATTACAGGTGTGCTCTCTGCTATAAATTTGCGATTTCTCCAAAAACGGCGAATACGAAGGTATATTTCATAAAAAAGTAAAAAGATTAGAAAGGTAATCGTACCTTTTACAATAATGGGTGCCCAAGGTTCGATAAGTTCATAACCGATATAATTCTCTACCGTATTGATTACTTTGTCTAAAAATGTGTTCCAGTACCAATTAATAAATTTCACCTTTAGCCCTCCAAAAAGGATGTAGGCATTTTATTCTTTAAATTTCCTAATCTCGATTTGCATACCTTCAGAAATTGAGGATAATGTGTTAGGGGAGTCGGATATGGTTCCTAATATATTTACAGCAGTTATTAGTCTGCATTCGTTTCCTCTCGATATAGGGGTTTTCCCAAAAGGTATGGCTACTGAATTACCTTCTACCCAGAAACAAATGGTTCCTGGTGGGACAACATCTGTTGCGTTATTTTCCAAGGTCGCTTTGATAGGCACATTAAAATATATTTCATCTCCCCAGCGTTGGGCTAAGGATTTTACGGGCAATGCTTCCCATAGTTTCTCAGCAGTGGGTGATGAATTGAGGATGCCTTTTACAGATTTATCTTTCCAGATGATAAGAATTTCTTTTTTAATATCCATATTTACTATTTCTTTACATTGTTATTTTGGCTTTCATAAGGTACCATGAATCTTTTTCATAAAGACAAATCTCGGGGATGTTAGGTAAAATTTGGGTCAGTGGTTCTAAATTATTAGATTCTAATAGATTTTTATTGGCTTCGAGAAATAATTTTATATTGTTCGTATCGATTTTTAAGAAACCATAAGGGCATTCATTATTAGTATTAGACTGTGTCTGTTTTTCTGACTGGTCTGAGTTTTCTAAGGATTCCGATTCTCCAGACTCTTCAGGTTTTATTACATCTAAAGCGACTTTATCAGCAAGACTAATAAGTTTGGTTCTGTTATTGGTTAGAACAATATAAGGGTCTTTAAAGCCTATATTTAATGTTAGAGGCAGTTTTAGCATTACAGATAAGTCTGCTTTTAATGTGCTAAAGTCGCCAATAGGTTCATCATCAACAGCAACTGCTTTAAGTAGTCCTTTAGCATTTTCTACTTGTTTGGATTTAGCACAGAAAACAATGTCTGGATATAACTCGCTACTGGGATATATGCCAATAGACAATTCATCCGAGATTAGGGGAGAGGTGACTATGCCAGTTAGTTTATTAAATTTCGTCTTCAAGTCTCCTTTTGTGTCTTGCCGAAGCAAGTTTGGCA from Candidatus Hydrogenedens sp. encodes:
- a CDS encoding MFS transporter is translated as MSQEIKPTKLFVGSCTALVATAMTFAVLSAIMNPLKQQFLLTNEQAGWIGGAGLWGFPISILIFGPLCSVLGIRFLLRLAFVFFVSGISLMIFANGFWMLFFGALTIAFANGLVEGACNPLVATLYPDKKTQKLNQFHVWFPGGIVIGGLLCYFLDKVGITSWQLKVGSILIPTFAYAVIMLMENFPETERAQSGVSFGEMIKETLGRPLFILLFICMMMTASVELGPNRWIPAVLESGGIPGMLVLVWTSLLMALLRQFSGPVVNKLSPTGMLLSSAILSGIGLYMLSFANSYTSIFIADTVFALGVCYFWPTMLGVASERVPKGGEFALALLGVAGNVAVGLITIPLMGRVADYYGHEKFELQKTIAIVQEVSQVFPDYKKGRPEREQIAIDNLINEAKNIENYYKTNNKLPEIKTANLLRAIQLLAPENANIGKSAKELLNPADLYGGRIAFRYVSALCIILVIVFGLIYGRDVMQGGYKAEKIVG
- a CDS encoding DUF58 domain-containing protein, whose translation is MSKKDNLIVQLFWLVLLLIMLSLGFLAQSIYLVYAIYVFLIVFILSSILNRLWLRVIDCNRIVKPVVINEGQEVEVTVFVHNKFWLPIPWLYVEDITPSGCEIIGSNAQLFILKPDEMMPISYKLRCPRRGYHRIGPLVMETGDFFGLQRRFRTDENQEYITVLPSVVYIKSFQVSTRRPHGPVRVSHKIYEDPTRIYGIREYTPGDPLKSIHWKVSAKANKLQVKTYEPATVIGATLVLDMFEDNYLPQSREERMELAITTTASIAYLLHLSGEPVGFVTNGMDASDTAEYKRKSEVSMARDDLVTKIIQEQQPEHLSPLIVPTRRSPVQLQKILENLARVIPGKKVDIPYLLQMTAPYFPRDNALILIVPQVSDDLASVVENLRANGFIITVFLIKDDDAYKESVVKVGKFGIHIFHIQHEQDLFYIAPQKIGV
- a CDS encoding DUF4129 domain-containing protein, coding for MRIPDWMEDGSLSWSDSKEEKVTSDEKEQEEQPPVLVSTDFTKLNVKTKYSGEYIVGTEWTLTDTLLSIVNPFLILVLLWSIVFFLLDVRYIYTEVNDINLRFVVFFLVLGIVGVNRIFATESVESGISYGAGLALAISLYVMVSTSVYGTGSVIYNLVTGNSFLAFLSNMGVVIFLWWLTNRITYECCIDENPNAGEIGIATSVNKAFQKTVRKEETAHQKEKMGTELFYELEAVDPTQLSFKDPSVKDITFNIMGFGERLSRIPAGISVLFFSIPVLGIFSLGLRILVNGGEQMVNVGWVYLGLFVFSSMTLLVMTSLGGLREYYKNRRVYVPSMLGVTWVLLGIAIIVVAMVCATFLPLPTLPKPFYVAEHQTDPWVRNSHFQLNPIVVAPVVEIWQQQMILQKLRYVVIFILIFVSSWVAFSAVKRFIVHWWQVSLQRGGFLVRWLMKLLERRKGKVKIKRKISIKSSKSIKFVNSLSDPNMSQKFTPNEHIEYAYQALCALAEDLGVPKKLNETPLEFLANLPNVLEVLREEIEELTLLYQTAVFSPIKFDSKILDRLRKFWISYTRVRNRLL
- a CDS encoding cyclophilin-like fold protein; the protein is MDIKKEILIIWKDKSVKGILNSSPTAEKLWEALPVKSLAQRWGDEIYFNVPIKATLENNATDVVPPGTICFWVEGNSVAIPFGKTPISRGNECRLITAVNILGTISDSPNTLSSISEGMQIEIRKFKE